In one window of Gossypium hirsutum isolate 1008001.06 chromosome A01, Gossypium_hirsutum_v2.1, whole genome shotgun sequence DNA:
- the LOC121204710 gene encoding uncharacterized protein produces the protein MAPASHQVTLMGRMMVSRVGLWFLGAPNPVRVSTLGLILALDFLESVTFTHLIILIPLGLMEILHKLALMVMAQTRIFLCQLAPPRGNLTLVLVIMFVGILRLCMTLNPYSGQRDPGSFAEGHLPDGLYVFSLPGTSISSTIAPSIAHVGLQRRPDDSDVFSLWHNHQGHPFTSVVKTVLDKCNLTLNNMLLDSVCIVCKKGKFHKLPFSDSTIEYIDPFALDVFDLWGLHQLRVIITGIMCRLFICVLSFVGFIWLVKNLRP, from the exons ATGGCTCCGGCGTCGCATCAAGTAACTTTAATG GGCCGAATGATGGTCAGCCGAGTGGGATTGTGGTTCCTTGGCGCACCAAACCCTGTGCGCGTGTCTACTCTGGGTTTGATCCTTGCATTGGACTTCCTCGAGTCGGTGACATTCACGCATCTGATTATTTTGATTCCTCTAGGTCTTATGGAAATACTACACAAGTTGGCTCTAATGGTGATGGCACAGACTCGTATATTCTTATGCCAGTTGGCACCTCCTCGTGGTAACCTGACTCTGGTGCTAGTAATTATGTTTGTCGGGATCCTTCGGCTTTGCATGACACTTAACCCGTATTCAG GACAGCGTGACCCGGGAAGTTTTGCTGAAGGCCATCTTCCTGATGGATTGTACGTGTTTTCCTTACCGGGTACTTCTATTTCAAGCACTATAGCTCCTTCTATTGCTCACGTTGGACTTCAGCGTCGGCCCGATGACAGTGATGTTTTTTCATTGTGGCATAATCACCAGGGCCATCCGTTTACGTCTGTTGTTAAAACTGTTCTGGATAAGTGTAATCTTACATTAAATAATATGTTGCTTGATAGTGTTTGCATTGTTTGTAAAAAAGGCAAATTCCATAAATTGCCATTTTCTGATTCAACTATAGAATATATTGATCCCTTTGCATTAGATGTTTTTGATCTTTGGGGATTGCATCAGTTGCGTGTGATAATAACTGGTATTATGTGTCGTTTATTTATATGTGTACTCAGTTTTGTTGGATTTATTTGGCTCGTCAAAAATCTCAGGCCATag